A region from the Vibrio navarrensis genome encodes:
- the lolA gene encoding outer membrane lipoprotein chaperone LolA, protein MKKWFTLMFLSASVMASPQEELSNRLAINDGFSAQFSQTVLSPEGETIMEGEGTVEIARPSLFRWNTAFPDENLLVSDGKTLWYYSPFIEQVSIYWQEQATEQTPFVLLTRNRASDWQNYRVEQQGNVFTLIPKAVDSTQGQFQIDIDAKGIVNGFNVIEQDGQKGLFKFSQVKLGKPNADRFTFAIPEGVEVDDQRN, encoded by the coding sequence ATGAAGAAATGGTTTACGTTGATGTTTCTAAGCGCGTCGGTAATGGCTTCCCCACAGGAGGAGCTCAGCAACCGCTTGGCGATCAACGATGGCTTTAGCGCCCAATTTTCCCAAACGGTCCTCAGCCCCGAAGGGGAAACCATTATGGAAGGGGAAGGAACCGTTGAAATTGCTCGTCCGAGTCTGTTTCGCTGGAACACCGCTTTCCCGGATGAAAACCTGTTAGTTTCCGATGGCAAAACGCTCTGGTACTACAGCCCTTTTATTGAACAGGTCAGCATTTACTGGCAAGAGCAAGCGACGGAGCAAACCCCCTTTGTACTACTAACACGCAATCGAGCCAGTGATTGGCAGAATTATCGCGTTGAGCAACAAGGCAATGTCTTTACCTTAATTCCGAAAGCAGTCGATTCGACTCAAGGCCAGTTTCAAATCGATATCGACGCCAAAGGCATAGTCAATGGCTTTAATGTGATTGAGCAAGACGGCCAAAAAGGGCTGTTCAAGTTCAGCCAAGTAAAGCTGGGCAAACCGAATGCCGACAGATTTACCTTCGCCATTCCAGAGGGAGTGGAAGTGGATGATCAAAGGAATTAA